A genomic segment from Maniola jurtina chromosome 16, ilManJurt1.1, whole genome shotgun sequence encodes:
- the LOC123872998 gene encoding connectin-like, with product MASWGILTLICVAFIFVDARRFHQKRETKTHLCDQIYNSTSKIQCFCIKDSHHHDLIRSADCYLTVDGVTNEDPIWNSFEDLKNATKISLSNTRGIVIKYIPKTALQHTKALTKIEVKYGNIEVIEPFAFANLSSIKGITLTDNQIKVLKPNAFAHLRNLLTIGLDTNMIIEINRDVFIDLPSLEKIYLTSNKITTIHDKAFVHLSNLRELEIDRNNLFSLNSETFSGLEKLEKLDMSGNSLEVIGDNTFAPLKNLRLLNLEGNKIQMLDEKAFNGLAKLQFLTLAHNGLIDIDNVKTFKGLKSLVQLNLKGNKLKALKAEVMAPILHNFHSNISSLNVEDNNFTCDCRLDWFVSLMNKTQSANLKLAVENLKCTPSAELKEKWMKATETEKTPAQDTDYVEPNAAGGDYEYYDETQLNGQLFYTDIRLLLNCDKSLNNMPMMTTIATLTSLKPSTKELAEIMKVSTIKVSTTRPMELTDGTTHKVTNKGLLDLSIESSTVGLETSQRTGNEVVQNKEKKANLYTTSRLATVSAKPIENKVFYDQHMASDEAQPEKVKAQRSVDEIKDSRDNTTSNAHRNVGYFFMLLMLCIRYIF from the exons ATGGCGTCTTGGGGAATCCTCACGCTAATATGCGTTGCGTTCATCTTTGTCGATGCCAGACGGTTTCATCAAAAACGCGAAACCAAAACTCACCTCTGCGATCAGATCTACAACAGCACAAGTAAAATTCAGTGTTTTTGCATCAAGGACTCCCACCATCACGATTTAATACGCAGTGCTGATTGCTATTTGACAGTTGATGGAGTGACAAATGAAGATCCAATATGGAACTCATTTGAAGATCTAAAAAATGCTACCAAAATATCGCTAAGCAATACAAGAGGGATCGTAATAAAATACATCCCTAAAACTGCTCTGCAGCACACGAAAGCATTAACAAAAATTGAAGTGAAGTATGGAAATATTGAGGTCATTGAACCGTTTGCCTTCGCGAATTTGAGTTCCATAAAAGGTATCACACTGACAGACAACCAGATTAAAGTATTAAAACCCAATGCATTTGCTCATCTAAGAAACTTACTGACCATTGGTTTGGACACAAATATGATCATAGAAATAAACAGAGACGTGTTCATAGATTTACCATCGCTCGAAAAGATTTATCTCACAAGTAATAAGATAACAACCATTCACGACAAAGCGTTTGTACATCTGTCAAACTTAAGAGAACTAGAAATTGATCGAAATAATTTGTTCAGTTTGAACAGTGAAACGTTTTCAGGATTGGAAAAGTTGGAAAAGCTTGATATGAGTGGTAACAGTTTAGAAGTTATTGGCGATAACACATTTGCGCCATTGAAAAATTTACGTTTGCTAAATTTAGAGGGGAACAAAATACAAATGCTCGACGAAAAAGCTTTCAACGGACTTGCTAAATTACAGTTTTTGACCTTAGCCCACAATGGACTCATAGATATAGATAATGTAAAGACATTTAAAGGCTTAAAATCTTTAGTTCAATTAAATTTGAAAGGAAATAAGTTGAAAGCACTTAAAGCGGAAGTAATGGCGCCAATATTGCACAATTTTCACAGTAACATCAGCAGTTTAAACGTTGAAG ATAATAACTTCACGTGCGATTGCCGTCTTGATTGGTTTGTTTCTCTTATGAACAAAACGCAAAGCGCTAATCTGAAGCTAGCTGTTGAAAACCTGAAATGTACACCTAGTGCTGAGCTAAAAGAAAAATGGATGAAAGCTACAGAAACAGAGAAGACTCCAGCCCAGGATACAGATTACGTGGAACCTAACGCAGCCGGTGGCGACTACGAATACTATGATGAAACGCAGCTAAATGGACAACTATTCTATACAGACATAAGACTTCTTCTCAATTGTGACAAAAGCTTAAATAATATGCCTATGATGACAACAATTGCAACATTGACCAGTCTAAAACCTAGTACAAAAGAATTAGCAGAAATCATGAAAGTCAGCACAATTAAAGTATCAACGACAAGGCCAATGGAATTAACTGACGGCACCACTCATAAAGTAACAAACAAAGGCCTTTTAGATTTATCGATTGAATCGTCTACTGTTGGATTAGAAACATCTCAAAGAACTGGCAATGAAGTTGTTCAGAATAAGGAGAAAAAGGCTAATTTGTATACAACGAGTCGTTTAGCTACAGTATCAGCTAAACCGAtagaaaataaagtattttacgACCAACACATGGCGTCAGATGAGGCCCAACCGGAAAAAGTTAAGGCACAAAGAAGTGTAGATGAAATTAAGGATTCTAGAGATAACACTACTAGTAACGCACATAGAAACGTAGGCTATTTCTTTATGCTTTTAATGTTATGTATTAGATACATCTTCTAA